In a single window of the Vitis vinifera cultivar Pinot Noir 40024 chromosome 6, ASM3070453v1 genome:
- the LOC104879631 gene encoding probable linoleate 9S-lipoxygenase 5, whose translation MVRELQVNELFPSTPRFSPKRDPHIKIPTYPAEHYKTDRVFFTNQTYLPSETPGPLRKYREGELVNLRGDGTGELKEWDRVYDYAYYNDLGNPDRDLKYTRPVLGGSAEYPYPRRGRTGRPPSEKDPNTESILPLLMSLNIYVPRDERFGHLKMLDFLAYALKSIVQFLLPEFEALCDSTPNEFDSFQDVLDLYEGGIKVPEGTLLDKIKDNIPLEMLKELVRTDGEHLFKFPMPQVIKEDKSAWRTDEEFAREMLAGLNPVVIRLLQEFPPKSKLDLEVYGNQNSSITKEHIENHLDGLTINKAMKKKRLFILDDHDVFMPYRRRINTTSMKTYASRTLLFLKDDRTLKPLAIELSLPHPNGMVQSRGIGH comes from the exons ATGGTGCGAGAATTACAGgtcaatgagctcttcccttcTACACCCAGATTCAGTCCAAAACGAGA tccacacataaaaattccaacatacCCTGCTGAGCACTACAAAACTGACCGTGTTTTCTTCACTAATCAG ACATATCTTCCAAGTGAAACACCAGGGCCCCTACGCAAGTACAGAGAAGGTGAACTGGTGAATCTGAGGGGAGATGGAACCGGAGAGCTTAAGGAATGGGATCGAGTGTATGACTATGCTTACTATAATGATTTGGGGAATCCAGACAGGGATCTCAAATACACCCGCCCTGTGCTGGGAGGATCTGCGGAGTATCCTTATCCCAGGAGGGGAAGAACTGGTAGACCACCATCTGAAAAAG ATCCCAACACCGAGAGCATATTACCACTTCTGATGAGCTTAAACATATATGTTCCAAGAGATGAACGATTTGGTCACCTCAAGATGTTAGACTTCCTGGCTTATGCCCTGAAATCCATAGTTCAATTCCTTCTCCCTGAGTTTGAGGCTCTATGTGACAGCACCCCCAATGAGTTTGACAGCTTCCAAGATGTATTAGACCTCTACGAAGGAGGAATCAAGGTCCCAGAGGGCACTTTACTTGACAAAATTAAGGACAACATCCCTCTTGAGATGCTCAAGGAACTTGTTCGTACTGATGGGGAACATCTCTTCAAGTTCCCAATGCCCCAAGTCATCAAAG AGGATAAGTCTGCATGGAGGACTGATGAAGAATTTGCTAGAGAAATGCTGGCTGGACTCAACCCTGTTGTCATCCGTCTACTCCAA GAGTTTCCTCCAAAAAGCAAGCTGGATCTTGAAGTTTATGGCAACCAAAACAGTTCAATAACCAAAGAACACATAGAGAATCACCTAGATGGCCTTACTATAAACAAG gcaatgaagaagaagaggctATTCATATTAGATGACCATGATGTTTTCATGCCATACCGGAGGAGGATAAACACAACTTCCATGAAAACTTATGCCTCAAGGACTCTCCTCTTCCTGAAAGACGACAGAACTTTGAAGCCCCTAGCGATTGAATTGAGCCTACCACATCCCAATggcatggttcaaagtcgcggtATCGGTCACTGA